A genome region from Nitrospira sp. includes the following:
- a CDS encoding response regulator transcription factor — protein sequence MNELQNTPARVFIINPQELVRVGMRTLLNSVPDFMVVGEASSKEEALPLVLHHKPDIVVLDLRVQDGTGIETAKDILAHLPETRVLFLADALNDSTLLSAVATGAHGYVLQEAGADTLLHAMRSLTKGQSYLDPGVTRHTFAYLRKVADREPERGRHLLSPQERRLLPLIAQGKTNKEIAAELGLSDKTVKNYLANVYSKLHLSRRSQAAAFYLKTIP from the coding sequence ATGAATGAATTACAGAACACTCCGGCGCGCGTGTTCATCATCAATCCTCAGGAATTGGTCAGAGTCGGCATGCGAACGCTGCTGAATTCCGTACCGGACTTTATGGTGGTCGGTGAGGCCTCGTCGAAGGAAGAGGCGCTCCCCTTGGTGCTCCACCACAAACCCGACATCGTCGTGCTCGATCTGCGCGTGCAGGACGGCACGGGTATCGAAACGGCCAAAGACATCCTCGCGCATCTTCCGGAAACGCGCGTGCTCTTTCTGGCCGATGCGCTCAACGATTCCACCCTGCTCTCCGCCGTCGCGACAGGCGCCCACGGGTATGTCCTCCAGGAGGCCGGGGCGGATACCCTGCTGCACGCCATGCGCAGCCTGACCAAGGGTCAATCCTACCTGGACCCGGGGGTCACCCGTCACACGTTTGCCTACCTCCGCAAAGTTGCCGATCGGGAGCCCGAACGGGGCCGTCATCTGCTGTCGCCGCAAGAGCGACGCCTCCTCCCCCTTATTGCACAAGGAAAAACGAACAAGGAAATCGCCGCCGAGCTCGGGCTGAGCGATAAAACAGTCAAAAACTACCTGGCCAACGTGTATTCGAAACTTCACCTGAGCAGGAGGTCTCAAGCCGCCGCCTTTTACTTAAAAACCATTCCCTGA